Proteins co-encoded in one Apteryx mantelli isolate bAptMan1 chromosome 4, bAptMan1.hap1, whole genome shotgun sequence genomic window:
- the MAPK1IP1L gene encoding MAPK-interacting and spindle-stabilizing protein-like, which translates to MSGTDDFSLADALPDQSPAKTSKVSSTKPGQQPGQPPQGWPASNPWNNPSAPPTGPSGLPPNTSASSVPFGPPPTGMYPSMPPGPPAPFPPPPTGPSCPPPGGPYPPPTVPGPVPPGQYPPPNMPFPELPRPYGGPTEPAAPPAPVGPWGSMPSGAWGPTMGGQYPAPSMPYPPPGPYSTPTQTPGAAPTVPWGTVPPGTWGPSPPGPFPPPTGSYPAPGLYPTPPNPFQVPSGPAGAPSMPGGPHPYR; encoded by the exons atgtCTGGAACTGATGATTTCTCG TTGGCAGATGCTTTACCAGATCAGTCACCTGCTAAAACCTCTAAAGTGAGCAGTACAAAACCTGGTCAACAGCCTGGTCAGCCACCACAGGGTTGGCCAGCTTCAAATCCTTGGAACAACCCGAGCGCTCCTCCTACTGGGCCATCCGGATTGCCACCAAACACCTCTGCTTCCAGTGTGCCATTCGGACCTCCGCCAACAGGAATGTATCCTTCAATGCCCCCTGGACCGCCTGctccatttcctcctcctcctactgGACCCTCTTGCCCTCCTCCTGGTGGTCCATATCCACCCCCAACTGTGCCAGGTCCTGTCCCACCAGGGCAATATCCTCCACCAAATATGCCCTTTCCAGAGCTTCCAAGACCTTATGGTGGTCCAACAGAGCCAGCTGCACCTCCTGCTCCCGTTGGGCCATGGGGATCCATGCCCTCTGGAGCATGGGGACCAACAATGGGAGGGCAGTATCCTGCACCTAGCATGCCATATCCACCCCCAGGGCCATATTCCACTCCTACCCAGACTCCAGGGGCTGCGCCAACAGTACCATGGGGTACAGTCCCACCTGGAACATGGGGACCTTCACCACCAGGTCCATTtcctccacccacaggatcataTCCAGCTCCGGGACTATATCCTACACCCCCTAATCCTTTTCAAGTGCCATCTGGTCCTGCTGGTGCTCCATCAATGCCTGGTGGTCCCCAT